One Peptostreptococcus equinus genomic window carries:
- a CDS encoding cold-shock protein — MKVGVVKWFNNEKGFGFISVEGENDIFVHFSAIQGDGYKSLEEGQQVEFEIVDGSKGPQAANVTRI, encoded by the coding sequence ATGAAAGTCGGAGTAGTAAAGTGGTTTAACAATGAAAAGGGATTTGGATTTATTTCAGTAGAAGGCGAAAATGATATATTTGTGCATTTTTCAGCTATCCAGGGAGACGGATATAAATCTCTTGAAGAAGGTCAGCAGGTAGAATTTGAAATCGTTGATGGTTCAAAAGGACCTCAGGCTGCAAATGTAACAAGAATATAA
- a CDS encoding glutamine synthetase, with amino-acid sequence MSKLLYNIKKDEHSSESLKAILEENKNIKFVSLMGVDLGGNATDEKIPVSLFLDDIDSFLEGSVQTDGSSVELYNIATLNNAKVDLKPDVERVWYVDYNQNFIDEETNKPVGTVLIPAFLVHDDKIVCSRGTLLRSEEYFKKTIMKIIKENPGLLENTNIDSPDSIKSISLTAATELEFWVNTPEDKADLEKLYVSQSLKEQYWKRTRGIIRTCLEKCLIELEKFGIEPEMAHKEVGGIHSSISSEGATNHAMEQLEISWKFSTPLQAADNELMVRDLVEDIFENHGLEVSFKAKPIHGVAGSGAHVHVGIGAILKNGKMVNLFAPKDLQKDYLSPIGYGALMGLLKNYEVLGPLAANTNDAFNRLVPGFEAPVCTVTSLGHDYLLPSRNRSVLVGLIRDVHNPKALRFELRSPNPQSNKYLTIAGCYQTMLDGIKAVAQSKVFDTKALEKELSKKPEDKGFYLEEGRAYRDENNVFDYYTLEERNRLFGKPPETVYETMQNLEKCVDKRSVLTQGNVFTEAIIESFKIGSLDRWQKKLSTRIIDRNIRLLRSFKKLHTTEEMDAIDEVLWDAIEKLKNDLMKNTLKRASLYGKIKDAFEVGNYEEASRLQLEAKKKMEEIQQLYVNYRKNIF; translated from the coding sequence ATGTCAAAACTATTATATAATATAAAAAAAGACGAACATTCAAGTGAGAGTCTAAAAGCAATATTAGAAGAAAACAAAAATATAAAATTTGTTTCTTTGATGGGTGTAGACCTTGGAGGAAATGCAACCGACGAAAAAATTCCAGTTAGTTTATTTCTAGATGATATAGATTCATTTTTAGAAGGATCAGTACAAACTGATGGATCTTCAGTTGAGCTATATAATATAGCAACTTTAAACAATGCTAAAGTTGATCTAAAGCCTGATGTTGAAAGAGTTTGGTATGTAGACTATAATCAAAATTTTATAGATGAAGAAACTAATAAGCCTGTTGGTACAGTTTTAATACCAGCCTTTTTAGTTCATGACGACAAAATAGTTTGCTCAAGAGGGACATTACTTAGATCAGAAGAGTACTTCAAGAAAACAATAATGAAAATTATAAAGGAAAATCCTGGTTTATTAGAAAATACGAACATAGATAGTCCAGATAGTATAAAAAGTATATCTTTGACAGCTGCCACTGAATTAGAATTCTGGGTAAATACACCAGAGGATAAGGCGGATCTTGAAAAATTATATGTTTCACAGAGTTTAAAAGAGCAGTATTGGAAGAGAACAAGAGGTATAATTAGAACTTGTCTTGAAAAATGCTTGATAGAACTTGAAAAATTTGGTATTGAGCCTGAAATGGCCCACAAAGAGGTAGGTGGAATTCATAGTTCAATTAGCAGTGAAGGAGCTACGAATCATGCCATGGAACAATTGGAAATTTCTTGGAAATTCAGTACTCCTTTACAGGCAGCGGATAATGAATTGATGGTAAGGGACTTAGTAGAAGATATATTTGAAAATCATGGTTTAGAAGTTAGTTTTAAAGCCAAACCAATACATGGAGTTGCTGGAAGTGGAGCGCATGTGCATGTAGGTATAGGAGCTATACTTAAAAATGGAAAGATGGTTAACTTGTTTGCACCTAAAGACTTACAAAAAGATTATCTGAGTCCGATTGGATATGGTGCTTTAATGGGATTGCTTAAAAATTATGAAGTATTAGGACCTTTAGCAGCAAATACTAATGATGCATTTAATAGATTAGTGCCAGGTTTTGAAGCTCCTGTTTGTACTGTGACATCATTAGGACATGATTATTTGTTGCCATCAAGAAACAGATCAGTCCTTGTAGGTTTAATAAGAGATGTTCACAATCCAAAGGCATTAAGATTTGAATTGAGATCTCCAAATCCACAGTCAAATAAGTATTTGACTATAGCGGGTTGTTATCAAACTATGCTTGATGGAATTAAAGCTGTTGCACAGAGTAAAGTATTTGACACAAAGGCTTTAGAAAAAGAATTGTCTAAAAAACCTGAAGATAAAGGTTTTTATTTAGAAGAGGGTAGAGCTTACAGAGATGAAAATAATGTTTTTGATTATTACACTTTAGAAGAAAGAAACAGATTGTTTGGTAAGCCACCAGAAACTGTATATGAAACTATGCAAAACTTAGAAAAATGTGTTGATAAAAGATCGGTCCTTACTCAAGGGAATGTATTTACTGAAGCTATAATAGAATCGTTTAAAATTGGTTCATTGGATAGATGGCAAAAAAAATTAAGTACAAGAATAATAGATAGAAATATTAGGTTGTTGAGATCATTTAAAAAGCTTCATACTACAGAAGAAATGGATGCTATAGATGAAGTGCTATGGGATGCAATAGAAAAATTAAAAAATGATTTGATGAAAAATACTCTAAAGAGAGCATCTTTGTATGGTAAAATTAAGGATGCATTTGAAGTTGGCAATTATGAGGAAGCTTCAAGACTTCAGCTAGAAGCTAAGAAAAAAATGGAAGAAATCCAGCAACTTTATGTAAACTATAGAAAAAATATATTCTAA
- a CDS encoding galactose-1-phosphate uridylyltransferase: MKDIRRDTITGGLVIYSSSRKHRPHDKDKEKKIKEEKEDSLFKGIYDKDCPFCMGNEGQNNEKDRIESKGEWHLRSVDNKFPIIDNTQKNLYGVHEVIIESPYHDANYYNMRKCDFKNIIYMYIKRYKDLSKEKGIKYVNIFKNSGSSAGASLDHTHSQIISFNIIPSEVQKELNVAIKHYDNTGENLYDSIIFSEVSYEHRLVYNGKYFLMYIPFASRYSGETRIIPKNDVRFEDWKEEQIEELSYIYDKFFEKWEESQGKIPFNVIVHTNPVNDESLEYYRTHIHIIPRKFNFGGFELSTDLYVCSIDPEDLAYELRFK, from the coding sequence ATGAAAGATATTAGACGCGATACAATCACAGGAGGACTTGTAATTTATTCTAGTTCCAGAAAGCATAGACCTCATGACAAAGATAAAGAAAAAAAAATAAAGGAAGAAAAAGAAGATTCCCTATTTAAAGGAATTTATGATAAAGATTGTCCATTTTGCATGGGTAATGAGGGGCAAAATAACGAAAAAGATAGAATAGAAAGCAAAGGTGAATGGCATCTTAGATCTGTAGATAACAAATTTCCTATAATAGATAATACACAAAAAAATTTGTATGGAGTTCATGAAGTAATTATAGAATCTCCATATCATGATGCAAACTATTATAATATGAGAAAGTGTGATTTTAAAAATATTATATATATGTATATAAAAAGGTACAAAGACTTATCTAAAGAAAAGGGAATTAAGTATGTAAATATTTTTAAGAATTCTGGTTCTAGTGCAGGAGCTTCACTTGATCATACTCATTCGCAAATAATTTCCTTTAATATAATACCTAGTGAAGTACAAAAAGAACTAAATGTTGCTATAAAACATTACGATAATACTGGTGAAAATCTTTATGATAGTATAATCTTTTCAGAAGTATCCTATGAACATAGATTAGTATATAATGGTAAATATTTTTTGATGTATATACCATTCGCAAGCAGATATAGTGGCGAAACTAGAATTATACCAAAAAATGATGTGAGATTTGAAGATTGGAAAGAAGAACAAATAGAGGAGCTTTCTTATATATATGATAAATTTTTTGAAAAATGGGAAGAAAGTCAAGGAAAAATACCTTTTAATGTAATAGTACATACTAATCCAGTCAACGATGAAAGTCTAGAATATTATAGGACTCATATACATATAATTCCAAGAAAATTTAACTTTGGAGGCTTTGAACTTTCTACTGATTTGTATGTTTGCAGTATTGATCCAGAGGATTTAGCGTATGAATTAAGATTTAAGTAA
- a CDS encoding pyridoxamine kinase, with product MQKKIACINDISGIGKCSLTVALPIISALKCQCCPLPTSVLSSQTGYPKFSFVDLTDQIPEYISVWKELGQNFDVIYSGFLGSTKQIKIVESFINNNPNSFVIVDPVLGDNGILFPIFDNDDVYEMKKLISMADLITPNITEANLLLGRKIDDFSYDDSELIKLCKELSILGPKYIIITGYVENDTINNICYDSSNGNFLKIGSEFNEVSFSGTGDIFTSIVTALIARNFKLDESVKIATDFIYESVKYTSSMNNYDRNDGILFEYFLNKLTKI from the coding sequence ATGCAAAAAAAAATTGCTTGTATAAATGATATATCAGGTATAGGTAAATGTTCATTAACTGTTGCCTTGCCAATAATTTCGGCTTTAAAATGTCAATGTTGCCCTCTACCAACATCTGTATTGTCTAGTCAGACTGGATATCCAAAATTCTCGTTTGTAGATTTAACTGATCAAATACCTGAATATATTAGTGTATGGAAGGAATTAGGACAAAATTTCGATGTTATTTATAGTGGATTTTTAGGTTCTACAAAGCAAATAAAAATAGTAGAATCATTCATTAATAATAATCCTAACTCTTTTGTAATAGTCGATCCAGTTCTTGGTGATAATGGAATACTTTTCCCTATATTTGATAATGATGATGTATATGAAATGAAAAAATTAATTTCAATGGCTGATTTAATAACACCAAATATTACAGAAGCAAATTTACTATTAGGTAGAAAAATAGATGATTTTTCCTACGACGATTCTGAGCTGATAAAATTATGTAAAGAATTATCAATATTAGGCCCAAAATATATAATAATCACTGGATATGTAGAAAATGATACTATTAATAATATTTGCTATGATTCATCAAATGGAAATTTTTTAAAAATAGGTAGTGAATTTAACGAAGTTTCCTTTAGTGGCACTGGTGATATTTTTACATCTATAGTTACAGCATTAATTGCTAGAAATTTTAAATTAGATGAAAGTGTCAAAATAGCTACTGATTTTATATATGAAAGTGTTAAATATACATCTTCTATGAATAATTATGATAGGAATGATGGTATATTATTTGAATATTTCTTAAATAAATTAACAAAAATATAA